A single genomic interval of Parvularcula marina harbors:
- a CDS encoding isocitrate lyase gives MTYDRELNTARDIIGGHATWAAIDPESVARMRLQNRFKTGLDIARYTAKIMRADMAAYDQNPANYTQSLGCWHGFIGQQKMISIKKHFGSTKGRYLYLSGWMVAALRSEFGPLPDQSMHEKTSVPALIEELYTFLRQADARELGGYFRELDAAREQGETAKEKELLQKIDNFQTHVVPIIADIDAGFGNAEATYLLAKKMIEAGACALQIENQVSDEKQCGHQDGKVTVPHEDFLAKVRACRYAFMELGVEDGVIVTRTDSLGAGLTKQIAYSQEPGDLGDQYNSFLDCDEVTPNEIGPNDVIIKREGKLMRPKRLPSNLFQFRQGTGEDRCVLDCITSLQNGADLLWIETEKPHVEQIAGMVDRIREAVPNAKLVYNNSPSFNWTLNFRQQVFDAWTEEGRDASAYDRAALMSVEYDETDLAIEADARIQSFQADAARRAGIFHHLITLPTYHTAALSTDNLAKRYFGEEAMLGYVKNVQREEIRQGIACVKHQNMAGSDIGDDHKEYFAGEAALKAGGKENTMNQFA, from the coding sequence ATGACCTATGACCGCGAACTCAACACTGCCCGTGACATTATCGGCGGCCACGCCACCTGGGCTGCGATCGATCCTGAATCGGTCGCCCGGATGCGCCTGCAGAACCGGTTCAAGACCGGTCTCGACATCGCCCGCTACACCGCGAAGATCATGCGCGCCGACATGGCCGCCTATGATCAGAACCCGGCCAATTACACTCAGAGCCTTGGCTGCTGGCATGGTTTCATTGGCCAGCAGAAGATGATCTCCATCAAGAAGCATTTCGGCTCGACCAAGGGCCGCTACCTTTATCTATCGGGCTGGATGGTTGCCGCGTTGCGCTCAGAGTTCGGCCCGCTGCCCGACCAGTCGATGCATGAGAAAACCTCCGTGCCCGCTCTGATCGAGGAACTCTACACCTTCCTGCGTCAGGCCGATGCGCGCGAGCTTGGCGGCTATTTCCGTGAGCTTGATGCGGCGCGGGAGCAGGGTGAGACGGCCAAGGAGAAAGAACTCCTTCAGAAGATCGACAATTTCCAGACCCATGTCGTGCCGATCATCGCCGATATCGATGCCGGTTTCGGTAATGCCGAGGCAACCTATCTGCTCGCCAAGAAGATGATCGAGGCGGGCGCTTGCGCGCTCCAGATCGAAAATCAGGTCTCGGATGAAAAGCAGTGCGGCCACCAGGATGGCAAAGTCACCGTGCCGCATGAGGACTTCCTCGCGAAAGTCCGGGCCTGCCGCTATGCCTTCATGGAGCTGGGGGTTGAGGACGGGGTCATCGTGACCCGGACGGACTCGCTGGGCGCAGGCCTGACCAAGCAGATTGCTTACTCACAGGAGCCGGGCGACCTTGGTGATCAGTATAACTCCTTCCTCGATTGCGATGAGGTCACGCCGAACGAGATCGGTCCGAATGATGTCATCATCAAGCGCGAAGGCAAGCTGATGCGTCCCAAGCGCCTGCCGTCGAACCTGTTCCAGTTCCGTCAGGGGACTGGCGAGGATCGCTGCGTGCTCGACTGCATCACCTCGCTGCAGAACGGGGCCGACCTTCTCTGGATCGAAACCGAAAAGCCGCATGTCGAGCAGATTGCCGGCATGGTGGACCGCATCCGCGAGGCCGTGCCGAATGCCAAGCTGGTCTATAACAACTCGCCCAGCTTCAACTGGACGCTGAATTTCCGCCAGCAGGTCTTCGATGCGTGGACGGAAGAAGGTCGCGATGCCTCCGCCTATGATCGTGCCGCGCTGATGAGCGTCGAGTATGATGAGACGGACCTCGCCATCGAGGCCGATGCCCGGATCCAGAGCTTCCAGGCGGATGCTGCGCGCCGCGCCGGGATCTTCCACCACCTCATCACGCTGCCGACCTACCACACGGCGGCGCTCTCGACCGACAATCTCGCCAAGCGCTATTTCGGCGAGGAAGCCATGCTGGGCTATGTCAAGAATGTTCAGCGTGAGGAGATTCGCCAGGGCATTGCCTGCGTGAAGCACCAGAACATGGCCGGCTCCGATATCGGGGACGACCACAAGGAATATTTCGCCGGGGAGGCGGCGCTCAAGGCGGGCGGAAAAGAAAATACAATGAACCAGTTCGCCTAA
- a CDS encoding S9 family peptidase, protein MTKSFFLQSTGWTRALAPALALLMATGVQACGSSNEEAETETLAAAEKEVPMVVKRQEELTAPVAEKRPVEIVQHEIKRIDNYAWLRDDNWQQVLRDPSLLREDIREQLEAEVEYYKDSTSHLEELRETLFAEMRGRTKEDASSVPMRDGPYEYYVRYREGGEYPVYARRTEENAPEEVIFDGDKERGDSKFFDIGGIDTSPDHKLLAYGTDRVGSEYYDLRIRDLATGDEYDETIPSTDGGVVWATDSKSFFYVERDDNQRPKRVKHHLLGADPASDRLIYEEEDDAMFIGIGDTSSEKYLIVSIGNGVTSENHFLPLDDPMAELTLIAPRVHDQLYDVDHRGDLFYIQTNAGDAVDFKIVTAPVDNPDRENWTDWLPHRPGTYLSYFVPFKDYIVRVERSDAVPRIVVGDYDGNEHTISFDEGAYSLGVHGWGEFDTNMVRFSYESPSTPEKTFDYNMESRERTLRKTQEVPSGHNPDLYVVEMIEAEARDGAKIPIMVMRLKTTPMDGSAPLMLYGYGSYGAYISDSFSTSILSLVDRGAIYALAHIRGGSAKGRQWYLDGKLDKKENTFRDFNDSAYALIEKGYTSKGNIVAYGGSAGGLLVGAAVNLDPELYGGILGAVPFVDVINTISDDTLPLTPPEWDEWGNPITSAEEYGWIAKYSPYDNIKQGAAYPPILATGGLTDYRVTYWEPAKWIARLREEATGGPFLLRMNMAAGHGGSAARFERMEERAHLYAFALDIFGLTDATPVDHKAE, encoded by the coding sequence ATGACCAAATCTTTCTTTCTCCAATCGACCGGCTGGACACGGGCGCTCGCCCCTGCTCTGGCCCTGCTGATGGCGACAGGCGTTCAGGCCTGCGGCTCGTCGAATGAAGAGGCGGAGACGGAAACGCTGGCCGCTGCAGAAAAGGAAGTGCCCATGGTTGTGAAGCGCCAGGAAGAGCTGACCGCGCCGGTTGCGGAGAAACGCCCGGTCGAAATCGTTCAGCACGAGATTAAGCGGATCGATAATTACGCCTGGCTTCGCGACGACAACTGGCAACAGGTCCTCCGCGATCCGTCCCTCCTGCGCGAAGATATCCGTGAGCAGCTCGAGGCAGAGGTCGAGTATTATAAAGATTCGACCAGCCACCTTGAGGAATTGCGCGAGACCCTTTTCGCGGAAATGCGGGGACGGACGAAAGAGGATGCAAGCAGCGTCCCGATGCGCGATGGCCCCTATGAATATTATGTCCGCTATCGCGAAGGCGGGGAGTATCCGGTCTATGCTCGCCGGACAGAAGAGAATGCGCCAGAGGAAGTCATCTTTGACGGCGACAAGGAACGCGGCGACTCCAAATTCTTCGATATTGGCGGGATTGATACCTCCCCCGATCACAAGCTACTCGCTTACGGCACCGACCGGGTGGGGTCTGAATATTACGACCTGCGCATCCGCGATCTGGCGACCGGCGATGAATATGACGAAACCATTCCGTCAACGGATGGTGGTGTCGTCTGGGCGACCGATTCAAAAAGCTTTTTCTATGTCGAACGAGACGACAATCAGCGGCCCAAGCGTGTCAAGCATCACCTGCTGGGCGCTGATCCGGCCAGTGACCGGTTGATCTATGAGGAAGAAGACGATGCCATGTTCATTGGTATCGGCGATACCTCATCCGAGAAATATCTGATCGTCAGCATCGGCAATGGCGTGACTTCGGAAAATCACTTCCTGCCGCTCGATGATCCGATGGCGGAGCTGACGCTGATCGCGCCGCGCGTGCATGACCAGCTTTATGATGTCGATCACCGTGGCGATCTTTTCTACATCCAGACCAATGCGGGTGACGCGGTCGACTTCAAGATTGTGACCGCACCGGTTGATAATCCGGACCGGGAGAACTGGACCGACTGGCTGCCGCACCGGCCGGGCACCTATCTCTCCTATTTTGTCCCGTTCAAGGACTATATCGTCCGGGTGGAACGCTCCGACGCAGTGCCGCGCATCGTCGTTGGCGATTATGACGGGAATGAACACACGATCAGCTTTGACGAGGGCGCCTATTCGCTCGGCGTTCATGGCTGGGGTGAGTTCGATACCAATATGGTGCGCTTTTCCTATGAAAGTCCGTCCACCCCGGAAAAGACTTTCGACTATAATATGGAAAGCCGCGAGCGGACTCTGCGCAAGACCCAGGAAGTCCCTTCTGGTCATAACCCCGACCTTTATGTCGTTGAGATGATTGAGGCCGAAGCCCGTGACGGCGCGAAAATCCCGATCATGGTGATGCGTCTGAAGACAACGCCTATGGACGGCTCCGCGCCGCTCATGCTCTACGGTTATGGCTCTTATGGCGCCTATATTTCAGACAGCTTCTCAACCTCGATCCTGTCGCTGGTCGATCGCGGCGCGATCTATGCCTTGGCGCATATCCGTGGCGGTTCTGCCAAGGGTCGCCAATGGTATCTCGACGGCAAGCTCGACAAGAAAGAAAACACGTTCCGCGATTTCAATGACAGTGCCTATGCGCTGATTGAAAAGGGGTACACGTCCAAAGGCAATATCGTTGCCTATGGCGGATCGGCGGGCGGCCTCCTCGTTGGCGCGGCGGTCAATCTTGATCCGGAGCTTTATGGCGGCATTCTGGGCGCGGTGCCCTTTGTCGATGTGATCAACACGATCTCGGATGACACGCTGCCGCTGACACCGCCCGAATGGGATGAATGGGGCAACCCGATCACGTCCGCGGAGGAATATGGCTGGATCGCGAAATATTCGCCTTATGACAACATCAAGCAGGGCGCTGCCTATCCGCCGATCCTCGCAACCGGCGGTCTTACCGATTACCGTGTCACCTATTGGGAGCCAGCCAAATGGATCGCGCGCCTGCGTGAAGAGGCGACGGGCGGACCGTTCCTTCTGCGGATGAATATGGCGGCGGGCCATGGCGGCTCAGCGGCCCGGTTTGAGCGGATGGAAGAGCGTGCTCATCTTTACGCCTTCGCTCTCGATATTTTCGGCCTGACTGACGCCACGCCAGTCGACCACAAAGCTGAATAA
- a CDS encoding helix-turn-helix domain-containing protein, with protein MSRTRSLFIGPRLRRLRRELGQTQAQMAEELGVSASYIALIERNQRPLTADMLLRLAETYRVDLADFAGDGGEQLSGRLDEVFLDPLLSGLDVGAAEREDLALGNPGMAEAIIRLHTAYREGQLALADKAGGDQGHNPLDETRTFLAARQNFFPVLDDRAEKLARETGGDLGAYLLSRHGYEVRRLPGDIMHGAVRRLDLHRRELALDDGLDGAGTNFQIALQLAYLDLGDALDAALADSQFTEETSRKIARRALANYAAGAMLMPYGDFYREAERNGYDIEALGRHFGTSFEQTTHRLTTLQKPSAKGVPFFFIRIDAAGNVSKRFDGGGFPFARHGGSCPLWSLHDTFRRPREILTEILELPGGERYFSIARTVTAGGGAWGAPRVTRAIALGCDIREASRLVYTEGLDLAAAPATPIGVTCRLCQRADCTARAEPPLGRQLLADDYRRLVAPFGFSDG; from the coding sequence ATGTCCCGCACCCGCTCGCTTTTCATCGGCCCGCGCCTTCGGCGCCTGCGGCGGGAGCTGGGCCAGACCCAAGCTCAGATGGCCGAGGAGCTGGGGGTCTCTGCCTCTTATATCGCGCTGATCGAGCGCAACCAGCGCCCGCTGACCGCCGACATGCTGCTGCGACTGGCCGAGACCTATCGCGTCGACCTCGCCGATTTTGCCGGGGATGGCGGCGAGCAGTTGTCCGGGCGTCTTGATGAGGTTTTTCTCGACCCGCTCCTGTCGGGCCTCGATGTCGGCGCGGCGGAGCGCGAAGACCTCGCCCTTGGCAATCCCGGCATGGCCGAGGCAATCATCCGTCTGCACACCGCCTATCGCGAGGGACAGCTTGCCCTCGCCGACAAGGCGGGCGGCGATCAGGGGCACAACCCCCTTGATGAGACCCGCACCTTTCTCGCTGCGCGGCAGAATTTCTTCCCCGTCCTTGATGACCGGGCCGAAAAGCTCGCCCGCGAGACCGGGGGTGATCTGGGGGCGTATCTTTTGAGTCGCCACGGTTATGAGGTGCGCCGCCTACCCGGCGACATCATGCATGGCGCGGTGCGCCGCCTTGATCTTCACCGGCGGGAGCTGGCGCTTGATGACGGTCTTGATGGGGCAGGCACGAATTTCCAGATTGCCCTGCAGCTTGCCTATCTTGATCTTGGCGATGCACTCGATGCCGCATTGGCTGACAGTCAGTTTACCGAAGAAACTTCCAGAAAGATCGCACGAAGGGCACTCGCCAATTACGCAGCGGGCGCGATGCTGATGCCCTATGGCGATTTCTACCGTGAAGCCGAACGCAATGGCTATGACATCGAAGCACTGGGGCGGCATTTCGGCACAAGCTTCGAGCAGACGACCCACCGGCTGACGACTCTCCAGAAACCCTCCGCGAAGGGCGTGCCTTTCTTCTTTATCCGGATCGATGCTGCGGGGAATGTCTCCAAGCGATTTGATGGTGGCGGGTTTCCCTTTGCCCGCCATGGCGGCTCCTGCCCCTTATGGTCCCTGCACGATACATTCCGCCGTCCGCGCGAGATCCTGACCGAGATTTTGGAGCTACCCGGTGGTGAGCGGTATTTCTCGATCGCCCGCACCGTAACGGCAGGGGGCGGCGCTTGGGGGGCGCCGCGCGTCACCCGCGCCATCGCGCTGGGCTGCGATATCAGGGAAGCCTCTCGGCTGGTCTACACAGAAGGGCTCGATCTTGCCGCCGCGCCCGCGACCCCGATCGGGGTTACCTGCCGGCTCTGCCAGCGTGCCGATTGCACCGCCCGCGCGGAACCCCCGCTCGGCCGGCAACTCCTTGCCGATGATTACCGGCGCCTCGTCGCTCCCTTCGGGTTCTCGGACGGGTAA
- a CDS encoding hemerythrin domain-containing protein encodes MNIYERLIVDHEKQRDLLARIAKTEGESKERKSLWKSLYTELEAHALAEEQVFYSVLMEEPDGTEKSRHSVAEHKEMSDIAEELDGMDMSSPGWLNRFHTLEEKVTHHLDEEEEEVFVRAKKLLSDSEAKALAKDFEVRKSAELHDAAA; translated from the coding sequence ATGAATATCTATGAACGCCTGATCGTCGACCATGAGAAACAACGTGATCTCTTGGCCCGTATCGCCAAAACCGAAGGCGAGAGCAAAGAGCGTAAATCTCTCTGGAAATCGCTTTATACGGAGCTTGAAGCGCATGCGCTCGCCGAGGAGCAGGTCTTCTATTCTGTGCTGATGGAGGAGCCGGACGGCACCGAGAAGTCTCGCCATTCTGTCGCTGAGCATAAAGAGATGTCTGATATTGCCGAAGAACTCGACGGCATGGATATGTCGAGCCCGGGCTGGCTTAACCGCTTCCACACGCTTGAGGAAAAGGTGACCCACCACCTCGATGAGGAGGAAGAGGAAGTCTTCGTGCGAGCCAAGAAGCTGCTTTCCGACAGCGAAGCCAAAGCGCTCGCAAAGGATTTCGAGGTCCGCAAATCCGCAGAACTGCATGACGCGGCTGCCTGA
- a CDS encoding PQQ-dependent sugar dehydrogenase, whose amino-acid sequence MTRPYFLMSAAMIGLAGLPACAGETQPETQQDSGVPFEITEVAEFTQPWALVFLPDGRMLVTEKPGNMRWVTQGGETSDPFAGLPAVDEGGQGGLGDVILHPDFEDNSTIYFSYVEAGEGDTRGAVVATATLSLTENGGALADVTTIWRQNPKVTGRGHFGHRLTFSPDGEYLFISSGERQKFDPAQDMAQNLGKIIRLYPDGSVPEDNPFYDQGGVTAQIWSFGHRNPLGLAFNEKGELWEHEMGPRHGDEFQLIERGENYGYPIVSNGDHYSGEEIPDHDTRPEFRAPDAYWVPAISPAGLIFYGGEMFESWKGDAFIGGLSSRALVRVTFDCEDGATACEAERYSINDQRVREIEEGPDGTIWVLTESGSDGTLVKLTPAE is encoded by the coding sequence ATGACCCGTCCCTATTTTCTGATGTCTGCCGCCATGATTGGTCTCGCCGGTTTGCCTGCCTGTGCTGGAGAAACTCAGCCGGAAACACAGCAAGACAGCGGCGTGCCGTTTGAGATCACGGAAGTGGCTGAATTCACCCAGCCATGGGCGCTCGTCTTCCTGCCCGATGGCCGGATGTTGGTGACAGAAAAGCCAGGCAATATGCGTTGGGTGACGCAGGGCGGCGAGACGTCTGACCCCTTCGCTGGTTTGCCTGCAGTAGATGAGGGTGGCCAGGGCGGCCTCGGCGATGTCATTCTGCACCCGGACTTTGAAGATAATTCGACGATTTATTTCTCCTATGTTGAGGCGGGCGAGGGCGACACACGCGGCGCTGTGGTCGCGACCGCTACGCTCTCGCTGACGGAAAACGGCGGCGCTCTAGCGGATGTCACGACGATCTGGCGGCAGAACCCCAAAGTGACGGGCCGGGGACATTTCGGTCACCGCCTCACTTTCTCGCCCGATGGCGAATACCTTTTCATCTCTTCGGGTGAGCGCCAGAAATTCGATCCCGCACAGGACATGGCGCAGAATCTGGGCAAGATCATCCGTCTTTACCCGGATGGCTCTGTGCCGGAAGATAACCCTTTCTATGATCAGGGTGGGGTCACGGCCCAGATCTGGTCGTTCGGTCACCGCAATCCGCTGGGCCTCGCCTTCAACGAGAAAGGCGAGCTGTGGGAGCACGAAATGGGCCCGCGCCATGGTGATGAATTCCAGTTGATCGAACGGGGCGAGAATTACGGCTACCCCATCGTCTCCAATGGTGATCACTATAGTGGAGAGGAAATCCCCGATCATGATACGCGTCCGGAGTTTCGGGCGCCCGATGCCTATTGGGTGCCGGCAATCTCGCCTGCGGGACTGATCTTCTATGGCGGGGAAATGTTTGAGAGCTGGAAGGGCGATGCCTTTATCGGCGGGCTCTCCAGTCGGGCGCTCGTCCGGGTGACATTTGATTGTGAAGACGGCGCCACGGCCTGCGAAGCGGAGCGTTACAGCATCAATGATCAACGTGTCCGGGAAATCGAAGAGGGGCCCGACGGTACGATCTGGGTTTTGACGGAGAGTGGGTCTGACGGCACGCTCGTGAAGCTGACGCCCGCAGAATAA